A part of Anolis sagrei isolate rAnoSag1 chromosome 3, rAnoSag1.mat, whole genome shotgun sequence genomic DNA contains:
- the KLHL6 gene encoding kelch-like protein 6, translated as MGDMVKENLEEEPPLPLENEGSKTRGELVEVSINERVKFDDTGLSMVLQNGLENLRLENSLTDVTLCVGSMSFSCHRVVLAAASNYFRAMFCNDLKEKYEEKIVIKGVDAETMQILLDYTYTSKVLITKENVQKILEAASLFQFLRMVEACSNFLNEALHPENCVGILRLADTHSLETLKQHVKNYIIQNFTQVLNYDEFLELPLDVLYCMLKSDDLCVTEEAQVFETVISWVRYKLAERLPLLPHLLESVRLPLLDPWYFVETVEADPLIRQCPDVFPLLQEARMYHLSGNEIISERTKPRMHEFQSEVFMIIGGCTKDERFVSEVTCLDPLRRSRLEVAKLPNTEQEIESENKKWVEFACVTLKNEVYISGGKETQHEVWKYNSSINKWIQIEYLNVGRWRHKMAVLGGKVYVLGGFDGIQRISSVETYDSFHNCWSEAAPLMINVSSFGAASYKRKLYVIGGGPNGKLATNKTQCYDPTTNKWSLKAPMPVEAKCVNATSFHDHIYVVGGAMRAVYSYSPLTDTWCLITQLSNERASCGIAPCNNKLFITGGRDEKNEVIATVLCWDAENQKLTEECVLPRGVSHHGSVTLRKSYTYIRKIVPGAVSV; from the exons ATGGGAGACATGGTAAAGGAGAACCTCGAGGAGGAACCTCCGTTGCCTTTGGAAAATGAGGGCTCCAAGACCAGGGGAGAGCTTGTGGAAGTCTCCATCAATGAAAGGGTTAAATTCGATGACACAGGCTTGTCCATGGTCCTGCAGAACGGCTTGGAGAACCTCCGACTAGAAAACTCTCTCACCGATGTCACCTTGTGTGTGGGCAGCATGAGCTTTTCATGTCACCGTGTGGTCCTTGCAGCAGCAAGCAATTACTTTAG GGCAATGTTTTGCAatgatttaaaagaaaagtatGAAGAAAAGATAGTAATTAAAGGAGTTGATGCAGAGACAATGCAAATTCTGCTGGATTACACATATACAAGCAAAGTGCTGATCACTAAGGAAAATgtacagaaaatcctggaagctgCCAGCCTTTTTCAG TTTTTGCGGATGGTAGAAGCTTGTTCCAATTTCCTCAATGAAGCGCTTCACCCAGAAAACTGTGTTGGGATTCTGAGATTGGCTGACACTCATTCACTTGAGACATTGAAGCAGCATGTCAAAAACTACATTATCCAGAATTTTACTCAAGTACTGAATTATGACGAATTCTTGGAGTTGCCGTTGGATGTCCTGTATTGCATGCTAAAGAGTGATGACCTCTGTGTTACTGAAGAAGCACAAGTGTTTGAGACGGTTATCAGCTGGGTGCGTTACAAGTTGGCGGAGCGGCTCCCCCTCTTGCCTCACCTTCTTGAGAGTGTCCGGCTGCCCCTTCTGGATCCCTGGTACTTTGTAGAGACTGTGGAAGCTGACCCACTCATCAGGCAGTGCCCTGATGTCTTTCCTTTGCTTCAGGAAGCTAGAATGTACCATTTGTCAGGGAATGAG ATAATTTCCGAAAGAACAAAACCCAGGATGCATGAATTCCAGTCAGAGGTCTTTATGATCATTGGGGGATGCACAAAAGATGAAAGATTTGTATCAGAAGTAACGTGCCTTGATCCTCTGCGACGCAGTCGTTTGGAAGTAGCAAAACTGCCCAATACTGAACAAGAAATAGAGAGTGAAAATAAGAAATGGGTGGAGTTTGCATGTGTtacattaaaaaatgaagtctacaTATCTG GAGGAAAAGAGACACAGCATGAAGTCTGGAAATACAATTCATCCATCAACAAATGGATCCAAATTGAATATTTGAATGTTGGGCGATGGAGACACAAAATGGCTGTGTTGGGTGGCAAAGTCTATGTGCTTGGCGGTTTTGATGGTATACAGAGAATCAGCAGTGTGGAGACTTATGACTCTTTTCACAATTGTTGGTCAGAG GCGGCTCCTCTCATGATCAATGTGAGCTCCTTTGGAGCAGCCAGTTATAAGAGGAAACTCTATGTGATTGGAGGAGGACCCAATGGGAAGCTGGCCACGAACAAAACACAGTGTTATGACCCAACAACGAACAAATGGAGCCTAAAAGCACCCATGCCTGTTGAAGCAAAATGTGTCAATGCTACGAGTTTCCATGACCATATCTATGTTGTTG GTGGGGCGATGAGGGCAGTCTACTCTTACAGTCCACTCACAGACACATGGTGCCTGATAACCCAGTTAAGTAATGAAAGAGCAAGTTGTGGAATCGCCCCTTGCAACAACAAACTGTTCATCACTGGAGGCCGGGATGAGAAAAATGAAGTCATTGCCACAGTGCTGTGTTGGGATGCAGAGAACCAGAAACTGACTGAGGAATGTGTCCTTCCTCGTGGAGTCTCCCATCATGGAAGTGTTACTCTCAGGAAATCCTATACATACATTCGCAAAATAGTGCCTGGGGCAGTCTCTGTCTAA